Genomic window (Granulicella arctica):
ACCAAAGATGCTAGCCAACGTAATGGCAGTCCAGTATCGGGCGTCGATAGCCGGCACATTTGCGTAGCGCATGGGCCGAATGATGAATGGCCAATGGGAGCCCTTTGCCCGCTGTTTCAAACTTGCGACTTGCTGATTCATCGGTTGATCTCCCAACTCACTTATTCGTTCTTGCCCACTCAGTGGGCTTCAACAAAAGTGAAGTTACGGGAAGATACTGAAGATCTGCTGAAACGCCGGAACGATATTTTCAGAGGGAACGCATTGTATTTGCGTCCCCAACTCAGATGGGGGACGAGACCATACCAGTAGAGACTACGGTCTCGTCGCACCAATCCGCGGCCCTATCGGAAGGACAGTTCCACTCCGTCGTCCAGCGGGATTTCACACGATATGTACCCGTTAGCTCGATCTCGCACATAGTCTAAGTAGGGTCGGCATTTTGCAGCGAGGCTGATAACATCATCAGCCACCACCAGGCAGCGCGGGGAAAGAACCGGCTCCAATTTCTGAAGCAGTGGCAGGTAAAGAGGCTTCCAGCCATCGAGGACGAGCATGTCAATCTTTTCGACCCCCGCAAGCGTGGTAAAAGCATCTCCCTGGCGCAGTTCAATCAGGTCTGAGAGGCACGCCTGCTCGAAGTGCTGCGCCGCACGTAGTACTTTCTCCGAACTGTGTTCGGTCGTCAGGATGCAGCCCGACCCGTTGTCGCGCAAAGCCGCCGCGAGGTGTATGGCCGAGATACCAAACGAGGTCCCAAACTCGACTATGCGGGACGGCTTGTGGGTTCGAACGAGAAGATAGAGAAGTCTTCCAACCTCTGGAGCCACAGCCATGAACGTTCGATTCTGAATCGAAGCTAAGGTGTCGTCGTCCAAGCGTCCGTTTTCAGCGGCCTTGAGGGCAGCCTCTTCTTCGAGCTTCAGTTGAGCGTCGTTTTCAACGGCTTCGCTGTATAGACGCAACAAAACCGCTGCAACTTCGGGTTTGAAGAGCGTCATTTGCGCGGGTGCTGCCACGGTCGAAGCTTCGCGAGCCTCGGTAAGATGATGAGGGGGACGAAAAACATTACGGGTAAAGCCATAAACACACCTCCGCGCTCGCTGGCAAAAGAGCCAGTTCGCATAAACAGGGTGCGTTGGTTACCGTAAACGCTTACGACGTGCAAACGGGATGTCTGCCGCAATTCGACTTTGGGGCAACCAGCAAAATTTGTCAAATCATGCGCAAGAATCTTTGACGACGAAGAAGGCCCGATCCAGCGGAGATCACATCTTGTCTTCACACCCTGGAACCCTCTACAGCAAATCTTCAGCTACCGACCGTAACCTGCTACATGGCGGCTAATCTTAGGAAGCGACGTTGGTCGCGAAGGAGCACTTGCGTTCGTGCATATCCTCATCGTGGAAGATAAACGGAGTCTCGCTAAAACACTGAAGACGAGCCTCGAAGAAAAAGGCCACACGGTGGTTCTTGCGTTCGACGGGCTAGAGGGCCTTTCCCATGCGGAGACGGATCACTTCGATGTAATGGTGCTAGACATCATGTTGCCGGGGATCGATGGCTTCGAGGTCATCCGAAGACTCCGCAAGGGCAAACATCCATTGCCAGTGCTAGCGCTGACAGCTCGGGATACAGTCGGCGACATTGTTGCTGCGCTGGATCTTGGTGTTGACGACTACTTGACCAAGCCGTTTTCTATGGTGGAGTTTATGGCCAGACTTCGTGCTGTGGCGCGTAAGGGACCGGTACAAAATGTAAAGCTTGAGGTCGCGGACCTCGTCCTCGATCCCGCAAGTGGACAGGTCAGCCGCTCGGGCTTGCCGTTGTCTCTGACTCGCACGCAGTTCGTTCTCCTTGAGTACCTCATGAGACGCGCGGGGCATGTCCTAACGCGTGACGCGATCATCGAACGCATTTGGAGCGACAACCCGGACATCGAGGCCAACACACTCGAAGTCTTCATTCGAACACTCCGGTCAAAGATTGATGTCGATCGCGACGAAAGCGTCATCAAAACAGTGCGGGGTGTTGGATACCGCATGGACGCGGAGGGGCCACGATGAGGCCGCCCCCGATCCGGGTTCGGCTGACGGCTTGGTATCTGGCAGTAATCTTCTTGTCTCTCGTCCTGTACTCCATTGGTATGTACTTTGGTCTTCGAAAAGCGATTGAGGACACAGTCGATCACCAGCTTCAGGCGCGTAGCGCCAACATCGGGCAATTCCTGAAGACAAATGCAATCCAACAAGGGGCTAACGCGCCGCAGCTTCTTCCCAGGGCCAGTTGGTTGGGTCCTGGCGATGAACTCTATCAGGTGACAGATGCCACCGGTGCCATGATCTTCCAGTCTTCGGCGATGCGCGACCTGGATGTGCCGCTCGACAAAACGCGGCTTCGTCACCATTATCGTCATTACCGCGATGACGGTGACTTTACAACCTACTACCATCGCCAAGGCGATGTCCGTGTCTTAGCTTCTAAAGTGCAGGTCGGCGATAACGAATACAACGTTCAGGTCGCGACTATCGTCAGCCCGCTCTATGACGTGCTGCAAACGTTCCGCGCATGGGCCTGGACCGGTTTACCCCTTATCGTATGTCTTGCAGGTTTTGGCGGCTACTGGCTTAGCGGACGAGCGATGAAGCCGGTCCACAACCTTGTCATCTCAACCCGGGCAATCTCTGAACGAACTTTATCCAAACGGATTCAGGTGTCTGAGGCGCACGATGAGCTACGCGAGTTGGGGGACACCATCAACGCGATGCTCGGCCGGCTAGAGTCGGCGTTCACGAGGATTACTCGTTTTACTTCAGATGCCTCTCACGAGTTGCGAACTCCCATCACGGTCATTCGCACCACGTCAGAGGTGATTCTGGAGAGAGATCGCTCGACCGAGCAATATAAGGAAATGGTTGGGCAGATCCTGCGAGAGTCTGAGTCCACTTCGCTGTTGATCGAACAACTCCTCACCCTGGCACGGGCTGACGCGGATACTGAGCAGCTTTCCTTGGAAAAGACGGATTTGCGCGCACTGGTTGAGGAACTGGTGCCTGCCAGCAAAGCACTTGCTGAGAACCGAAACATTCGCTGGTCGGCACAGATTCCGGATGAACCCGTTGTGGTGCTTGGAGACCGGCCGCACTTGCGACGCTTGCTGTTAATTTTTATTGATAACGCGTTCCGGTACACCGACATAGACGGCTCGGTTCGGCTAAGGCTGGCTGCGCAAGAAGGCCAAGCGCTCCTTGAAGTGACCGATACCGGCATCGGCATACCACCGGACGAACTGACCCAAATCTTTGATCGCTTCTACCGCGCGTCGAATGCGCGTTTTTTCGAGCCGGATGGAAGTGGCTTGGGTCTGTCGATTGCCCATTGGATAGCAACGGCCCACGGTGGCACCCTAACAGCGCAGAGCATGCTCGGTTCGGGCACTTCCATGTTAGTGAGCCTTCCGATGGTCTAGGCGGTATTAGGTGACGTTGGTCGAGTGTAGGGCCGGCAAGACTGCGGCCCGTTCGTGTGCGGTCTTCGCATCTTCAGCATCTGCTGGATATGTCCTTGTTTCCGTGATCACCAGATGCCTAAGAGTTGGCCTGGACACAGGGCGTGAGCACCTTTGACTGTTGCAGTTCATGTTTATTGAATTCTTCAACAGACCTTCAGGTGTAGGGCATAACTTCAAACATGTGCAATGCACAGGAGGTACTACAAATGCGATCCATCACTTACAAACTCTTCCTCGCTTCAGCATTCGTCGCTGCGACATTTATGTCGGTCGCCGCAAAAGCCGAGACCACACTCAATGTTCCTTTCAGCTTCAACGTAGGCCACAATCTTGTTCCCGCCGGAACGTATTTGGTCGAGCGCAGTGGAGCACCTTGGGAGGGATTTGTCACTCTCAAGAATATACAGACGTCATCGACTTTCACCTGGGCCCTTGCTCCAGGAGATCCTGCGCCGACTGATACTCGCGTTGTCCTAAGGTTCGATGAGATCGGACAAACGCACTTGCTACGGTCAGTTCAGTACCATTCGATGATCACCTCCCAGCTGGATGAATCCACACGAAGCAATCAGCAGAACGATCTGCACTCTCGCGAAGGAAGTTAGCCCGTCGCAGACGCTGAGCGTGGTAGAAACTTGTTTGACGGAATAGAGAAGAGTCCATTGAGGGAACCTGAACGGGACCACTTTGTTCCATAAAAGAAAGGTAGGAGCCCTTGTTAAAGTGGAATGTGCGAAGTGCATCGTGGTTTGCTGGCGGCGTATTGTTTGCGATGGCGCTGCTGTTCGGAGCTGGATGGGTATACCTTGCCAACGGCAGCTTGCCCGTGGCTGTGGCGGACCGAGGCTTGCCTTTCGAACAGCAGCTCGTAGACATTCCGCTGGATGCAAGGATCGGCAGGGGGAAGCAGCCCGCCCCCTTTTACCCGAATCAAGTGGTCTATGAGGCCGGTGCCTCGATCTATCGAGAGCACTGTGCCTCGTGCCATGGAGATCCAACGAGCAACGTGGAAGCTGCTAAGTGGATGTACCCAAAAGCCCCGCAATTGTGGAAGCAACACGATGACAGCGATGTTGTTGGAGTAAGTGATGATGAACCCGGCGACACGTTCTGGAAAGTGAAGAATGGGATTCGGTTGACGGGGATGCCGGCGTACAGTCACCTCCTCTCGGAGGAGCAGATGTGGGATGTTAGCCTACTCCTGAAAGCGGCCAATCAACCCCTACCTGATTCGGTGAAGGAGCTCCTCTCAAAGAAGTGAGGGAATCGGCCAAAGTTCGCTTTCATGGCAGGTGCCCGATATCGTCTGCTCGCTCGTGTGCCGATGATTTGCCAGGTTCAGAGGCTGGAACAAGCTGACTTGGCTGTCGGGCATTCCTCGCACGACCGGTTAGGTAAGGGACGTGGGCAAGTTTCCTAACAGCCTCGTTGCTGCCGGAACTTTAGCGGCGCGTTCATCGGCTCTCGCCGTCAAGCCCGTTCAGGGCCTTTCGAGTCGACAGCAAATAGGTGGGCCCAACTTGAACCAAAGTCCCATCTTTAAGGAGCAGGCTCGACGCACCTCTTCTGAAGTTCTTCCAGCCGTGAACCCATCGCACCGCCACTAACGCAGATCGATGTACCCGAACGACCGACGATCCTAGCCGCTCGGAGAGCTGTGACATCGTCGCTCTAATCATGTGAGTTCGTGTACTGGTATGAATCAAGGCGTAATCTTTTGCGGCTTCAATCCAGATAATGTGGTCTTCTGGGAGGCTTCGACCGTTGGCCAGGATGAAGGACCGCTGCGCTTGATCGTTCGGCGGGACATGTGTTGGGTGTATAGCGATCCTCTCTGCTTTTCGTCGCTCCGCACGAGAGATGGCCTGTCCTAATCGCTCCAGGTTGAGTGGTTTCAGCAGGTAGTCCGTTGCTTCTACCGAGAATGCTTCTTCCCCGTAATTGTCGAAAGCGGTGACGAACACTACCTCAGCGGCGTGATCGCGTCCAAGAGTTGCCGCTACTTCAATCCCGGTCTTGCCGGGCATGTCTATGTCTAGAAAGACAAGATCGGGATTGAGGCTCCTAATCATGCTCAGCGCCTGATCTCCGTCCGACGCAGATCCAATCACCTCGATGTTTTCAAAAGTGGTGAGTGCCTGAGACAGTCCCCGACGTGCCAGTGGCTCGTCATCCACGATGAGCACCTTCATTGACATTCCACGCTGTTAGGACTGTTAAACTGCAAAGGCATGCGAAGTTCAGCAAGAAAACCTTTTTCGCGCTGCTCAGTCCTCATCATCGCCTCGTTTCCATGAAGTGCATCTAGACGTTCCGCGACGTTTTTCAGTCCTACGCCAGTTCCTGCTTTTGCAGTTACGCCCAGAGAACAGGAACCATCATCCTCCACGGTCAGGATCAGTTCCTTCTGATCGGCACGGGCTGAAATCCTAACATGTACGGCTTCCTTGGAGCGCGAGACACCATATTTGACAGCATTTTCAACAAGGGGCTGCAGAATCAGGCTTGGGACGAGAGCGTCGCTGAGGTCCGGTTCACAGAGATAGTCCACTACGAGGCGCTCTCCGAAGCGCACCGATTCGATTGCAAGATACGCCTGCGTAGTCTCCAATTCTGCGGCCAGTGTAATAGATCCATCCATTGATGAGGAAAGCGAAGCACGCATGAAGTCGGCGAGCCGCGAAATCATCTCTTCAGCTTCGTGAGCACCCAAGTCAGCAGCAAGGATAGAAATCGCATTCAAAGTATTGAATAGAAAATGCGGATTGAGTTGATACCTAAGGGCAGTGAGCCGCGCTTGCTGCAGGGCTGCACGTTCCGTTGCCAGTTGTCTTTCTCGGGCCAGAAGCGTTTTACTTGACGCAAGAAGAGCTAAAGCGACTATCTGCAGGCTGAACAGCAGATTGTAGTAGACCCAATTGAAGCGTGCCATAAGCACATCGCTCTTGGTCGGCGTCCGAAAACTGAGCAACGGTAAGTTCTGCGCTTGAACGATCAAGTCGATGGTCCACAGTGCTGATCCAGCCAAGAGAACCAGGCCTCCCAACAAACACCACTCGCGAGAGGTGCCGCGCCCTAGCAGCCGCTCTGCGAGAACAGACAAAACTAGAGAGATCAGCGGTCCGGCAAGGCTTGTTACGAGCACCTTGACTGTTTCTCCTCTTTGGGGCGGGCCTAGGAAGGACATCCCGACGTTAGCCAACCCAACGACAAGCCAAAGCGTCAGGATGAGACGTCTTGGTGACAAGATCTTGAGATCTGAGACGGGCGCAGACAACGTAGAAGCCATGATTCAACTGTATTCGCGTTGGTCGGTCCATCTGTCGTCTTCGTCGCAAAAGGGGCGCTTTGGTCGCAAAGGGAGATCATTGCGTTGAAGCCTCTCTTAGCCTTCTCCATAGGCACACTGCTCGGCAAACTTTCAGCTGATGTGCAAGGAGAAGTCATCTTGAAGTTCAGCAAGCTAATGGAGCGTTTGTACTACCCAAAGCTATTCGCGATGGCGGCAATCCTGATGTACGCGGGCTGTCCACTTTCGGCACAGCGGCTTTTGTCGCCAGGCGAGCCTGTCACGCACCCTCATTTCGGTACATGGGGGGTTGATACCAACGGAATGGATTCCGCTGTAAGACCGGGCGATGACTTCTTCCTGTACGCGAACGGAGCTTGGATCGAGAAAACCAACATTCCTCCTGACCAAAGGAGCGTCGGTCCCTTTTCCGATTTGCACCGACTCTGCGCGGAGCAAGTTCACTCTCTCTTAGAGAAGCCGCAGAAGGAGCGTCTAGATTCTGATGAGGGGCGGGTTCTCACTCTCTACCACGCTGATATGAACGATAGCGCGATTGAGGAACAAGGAACTCGGCCCCTTCAGTCCGACCTTCAGGCGGTGAGGCAAGTTGGCAAGAGAGCGGACGTGGCGCGATTGATGGAACAACATGGCTTCGAGGCCTCGTTGTTTCATTTGGAGATCGAAAAAGACGAGAAGCATACGGATCGATACGCGGTCCATTTAGGTCAAGGTGGTCTCGGACTTCCCAATCGAGATTTCTACCTGGATGCGCAGTTCGCAGACAAAAGATTCCTTTACACAGGCTACGTCGCGGAGATGTTGAGGTTAGCCAGGTGGCCAGATGTAAACGAATCAGCCTCAGCTGTGGTGGCATTTGAAAGCCAGATCGCGGCGGCAAGTTGGCGCGGCGAAGACCTTCGCGATGACACCAAGACCTACCATCCCATGTCGCTCGCGAGCCTTCGTCGTATGGCTCCCACGTTTCCATGGACGGAGTTCATGGCGGGCGCTCATCTTTCGGAGGTCAATCTCCTCGTTGTCACGACGGATACCAGCGTAGTGAAACTCGCCGAACTGTTTCACAAGACGCCCCTGTCGACCCTGAAGGCGTGGGAGGCGTTCCGCATTACGGATGCAGCAGCAACTTACCTGCCTCAGGCCTTTCGACAAGCACGCTTTATATTTCGAGGTCATGTCATCAATGGTCTGGAGTCAACTCCATCGGAACGCTGGCCCGAGGCAGTCAGCCTCTTGAATGACCTGATGGGATCCACTGTAGGCAAGATGTATGTTGCTGCTTACTTCCCCCCCGAAAGCAAGGCGGCGGTACAATCCATTGCCGACAACGTCAAGCAGGCTCTCCGTTCCGACCTTGCGCAACTCACCTGGATGGACCCTCCGACTCGGATCAAGGCCCTTCGTATGCTCGATAACATCGCGGTCCAGATGGGATATCCTGAGCGCTGGCGTTCTTATGAAGGTGTCAATCTGAACGACAAGACTTTATACAAAGATGTCGAAACACTTCAAGTTCACAACTGGAATTATCAGGTAAGTGAACTGAAGTTGCCTTGGAACAAGAATGACTGGCGCTTCTGGCCTCAAGAACCCGTTGCATACACGGAGAATGGCCAACTCATCTTTCCTGCGGGGATGTTGCAGGCACCGTTTTTTGATGCGCAGGCAGATGCAGCAGTTAATTATGGCAGTATCGGACATGTGATCGGTCACGAGCTGACGCACCCATTCGACGACCACGGCGATTGGTGGACGCCGGAAGACAGACATCGCTTCAAAGAACAGTCGGCTCGTCTGGCAAAACAGTACTCAGCGATGGAACCTCTGCCCGGCGTCCATATCAAGGGAGAGTTGACACTTACTGAGAACGTTGCGGATCTAGGTGGCTTGACGCTGGCATACAAAGCTTACCGCGCGACGCTTTCTCATGATCCGGATGCATCCGAGCGCGGCTTTTCCCGTGATCAGGAGTTCTTCTTGGGCTATGCCCAAGTCTGCCGTGAGAAGGAACGTCCAGACTCGCTACGCAACAGGCTGGCTTCTGAAGTCCATAGTCCCGCTGCAGCCCGTCTCGATGGTGTCGTTCAGAACATGCCGGAATGGTACAACGCTTTCGATGTAAATGTCGGGGACCGCATGTACATCAAGCCAGATGAGCGTGTTTCCATCTGGTGAATCCCCCATGTACCTCCAGCTCAATCGAGCTCTATCCCGCACTGCAACACCAGGAACCACTTGGGAACATAATCTTTAGCCGCCCGTCGCGTGGGCGTAATTTCAGCTTAGATATCCATGCTATCGTCACCGCGCATAAACATGTAGATGTAATTAGGAGACACGACATGAACCATTTTACAATCCGCAACTCTTTGGCTCTCGCACTTATAACGTCAACTATGGGCTTCGCACAAGACTCAGTCTCTGCTTCGAGGATTAAGGCGATCGCTTCCAGCGTCACGGCGGATACGGTCGACGTTCAGCATGTGATCAACGCGTACCATGATGCTGTTCTGAATCACGATGGATCTCGTCTCGCTAGCCTCTTCATCCCCGAAGGCAGTATGTGGCTCAACGTACTTTCCGATGACACGTACGCTCGTGCGAAAGCTAAATCACCGGATGCCCAGAAGATTCGCGTGGGAAGCTACACGGACTTCGCCAAAAGATGGTTCCCACCTCCAAAGCCAGCTTCAATCCAACGCACACGCATCTTCAGGAAAACAGCGACGGCACGATTGCCTCTGTGTATTTTGACTTCATCTTCTTGGTAGACGGAAAGCCGACGAATCGCGGCAGTGAGACTTGGATCTTGGTCAAAGGAGGTCAGGGCTGGAGAATCGCAGCAATAACCTTCTCGTCGAATCCACCCATATCCTAAGCGTCGTCACCATTGTCACAATCCCTTGTGCAGTGTTCCAAGGCTACATACTCAGTCTAGAAGTGCAAGGAACGCTGAACCTGAAAGCAAAGAAACACGTTCCTTCACGGAATGTGTAATATACACATAACGGAGATCGTCATCATGCAAATTGTTGAACCGGGTATTAACCACCTGTCGCACACCAATCCGTTTTTGAAGGGCAACTTTGCCCCGGTCACCGTCGAGACAACAGCCTTCGACCTGCCGGTCCAAGGCACGATTCCAGAAGAACTAGAAGGGCGGCTGCTGAGGATTGGTCCCAATCCAATACAAATGCCGCAGCATCAGCAATATCACTGGTTCACGGGTACAGGCATGGCGCACGGTTTACGCCTCAGAGGGGGCAGGGCAGAGTGGTATCGCAATCGCTTCATCGTTGACGGTATGAACGCCCCGATCCTAGGTCGTCCAAGACTACCTGGACCAGAGAATGGGGCCGGTCCGAATGTAGTCAACACAAACATACTTGGAATCTCGGGACGGACCTACGCGACTGTGGAGGCCGGCGGACTGCCTGTTGAGCTTTCTTACACACTGGAGAGCGTGTCGCGTTCCAACTTGGCAGGAACCCTGGAACATGGTTTTGTAGCTCATCCGAAATATGACCCCTCGACAGGCCAACTCCATGCCGTAAGCTATGAGCCGAAGTTGGAGACCCTGAGCTATATGGTGGTCGAGCCGAACGGAATGGCGAGAACGGTTGCACAGATACCTGCCGCACACCGACCCATGGTCCACGACATGGCCTTTACGTCGAAGTGGATTGTTGTGTTGGACCTTCCAGTGACCTTCGATCAAACGATCGGCCGTGGCAATTTTCCCTTCACTTGGAATTCGGACCGGATGCCTCGCATCGGCCTATTACCGCGCGATGGAGACGTCAGGCTCCTGCGTTGGATTGAAGCACCTTCCTGCTTCGTCTTCCATGTGATGAACGCGTTTGACTCAGAAAATGCTGTCATTCTCGACGTTGTGCGCCACGCTCGTGTGTTTGATAAATGGCGCAATGGGCCATTCGAGGCCGGGACCATGCTCATGCGTTGGCGCATTGATCTCCTAAACGGAAAGCTGACCGAGACCATGTTGGAAGAGCGGAATTGCGAGTTCCCCCGCTTCAATGATGCTTTTGGTGGAAAGGAATACCGATTCGGCTATACTGCATCAGTCGCTGCGGACAGTGTTAACTTCGGTCCGGCCTATAAGCACGACGTGAGCACAGGTCAAACCGAAATACATGATTACGGACCTGCTTGCGCTACCTTGGAGCCCGTCTTTGTCGCCCGACAAGGCAGCACCGAAGAAGATGACGGCTGGATACTTTCCTTTGTCTATAACGGAGAACGGGACGCCTCAGACGTCGTCATCCTAAACGCCAAGGCCTTCTCCGAAAAGCCGGTTGCCATCATAACGTTACCCGTTCGCGTACCTTTTGGCTTCCATGGAAATTGGGTTACGGATGCAGGGTGACGTGTGGGAAAGTCGCGATTTCAAACGCATTGTTCTTGCAGCGTGAAAACAATGAACCCCGTCGACTTTCGGGCTCCTCTGCGCAACTTATCCGCGACGGATCGAGTACGCAACATGCGATGTCCGTGGACGAAGCTGGTCTGCCCGATCTTTTGCACCACTTAGCTTGTTAGTGTAGCGCAGCTTTGAAGGGCCCAGCATTTCTATACCAAGGTCAGAGTTAGTCTTCGACCGGTTTAGGTTCCAGCCAGTACGCGGCTAGCCGCGTACTGGCTGGCGAACTCGCTTGGCGTCCTGTTATCGAAGATGCGTGAGGACGACTCTCATTGTATTCCGGCCTCCAGGCCTCGATCAGCTGCCTAGCTT
Coding sequences:
- a CDS encoding O-methyltransferase; protein product: MAAPAQMTLFKPEVAAVLLRLYSEAVENDAQLKLEEEAALKAAENGRLDDDTLASIQNRTFMAVAPEVGRLLYLLVRTHKPSRIVEFGTSFGISAIHLAAALRDNGSGCILTTEHSSEKVLRAAQHFEQACLSDLIELRQGDAFTTLAGVEKIDMLVLDGWKPLYLPLLQKLEPVLSPRCLVVADDVISLAAKCRPYLDYVRDRANGYISCEIPLDDGVELSFR
- a CDS encoding response regulator transcription factor is translated as MHILIVEDKRSLAKTLKTSLEEKGHTVVLAFDGLEGLSHAETDHFDVMVLDIMLPGIDGFEVIRRLRKGKHPLPVLALTARDTVGDIVAALDLGVDDYLTKPFSMVEFMARLRAVARKGPVQNVKLEVADLVLDPASGQVSRSGLPLSLTRTQFVLLEYLMRRAGHVLTRDAIIERIWSDNPDIEANTLEVFIRTLRSKIDVDRDESVIKTVRGVGYRMDAEGPR
- a CDS encoding sensor histidine kinase: MSLVLYSIGMYFGLRKAIEDTVDHQLQARSANIGQFLKTNAIQQGANAPQLLPRASWLGPGDELYQVTDATGAMIFQSSAMRDLDVPLDKTRLRHHYRHYRDDGDFTTYYHRQGDVRVLASKVQVGDNEYNVQVATIVSPLYDVLQTFRAWAWTGLPLIVCLAGFGGYWLSGRAMKPVHNLVISTRAISERTLSKRIQVSEAHDELRELGDTINAMLGRLESAFTRITRFTSDASHELRTPITVIRTTSEVILERDRSTEQYKEMVGQILRESESTSLLIEQLLTLARADADTEQLSLEKTDLRALVEELVPASKALAENRNIRWSAQIPDEPVVVLGDRPHLRRLLLIFIDNAFRYTDIDGSVRLRLAAQEGQALLEVTDTGIGIPPDELTQIFDRFYRASNARFFEPDGSGLGLSIAHWIATAHGGTLTAQSMLGSGTSMLVSLPMV
- a CDS encoding c-type cytochrome, coding for MALLFGAGWVYLANGSLPVAVADRGLPFEQQLVDIPLDARIGRGKQPAPFYPNQVVYEAGASIYREHCASCHGDPTSNVEAAKWMYPKAPQLWKQHDDSDVVGVSDDEPGDTFWKVKNGIRLTGMPAYSHLLSEEQMWDVSLLLKAANQPLPDSVKELLSKK
- a CDS encoding LytR/AlgR family response regulator transcription factor, giving the protein MKVLIVDDEPLARRGLSQALTTFENIEVIGSASDGDQALSMIRSLNPDLVFLDIDMPGKTGIEVAATLGRDHAAEVVFVTAFDNYGEEAFSVEATDYLLKPLNLERLGQAISRAERRKAERIAIHPTHVPPNDQAQRSFILANGRSLPEDHIIWIEAAKDYALIHTSTRTHMIRATMSQLSERLGSSVVRVHRSALVAVRWVHGWKNFRRGASSLLLKDGTLVQVGPTYLLSTRKALNGLDGESR
- a CDS encoding sensor histidine kinase; the encoded protein is MLVTSLAGPLISLVLSVLAERLLGRGTSREWCLLGGLVLLAGSALWTIDLIVQAQNLPLLSFRTPTKSDVLMARFNWVYYNLLFSLQIVALALLASSKTLLARERQLATERAALQQARLTALRYQLNPHFLFNTLNAISILAADLGAHEAEEMISRLADFMRASLSSSMDGSITLAAELETTQAYLAIESVRFGERLVVDYLCEPDLSDALVPSLILQPLVENAVKYGVSRSKEAVHVRISARADQKELILTVEDDGSCSLGVTAKAGTGVGLKNVAERLDALHGNEAMMRTEQREKGFLAELRMPLQFNSPNSVECQ
- a CDS encoding M13 family metallopeptidase, whose translation is MAAILMYAGCPLSAQRLLSPGEPVTHPHFGTWGVDTNGMDSAVRPGDDFFLYANGAWIEKTNIPPDQRSVGPFSDLHRLCAEQVHSLLEKPQKERLDSDEGRVLTLYHADMNDSAIEEQGTRPLQSDLQAVRQVGKRADVARLMEQHGFEASLFHLEIEKDEKHTDRYAVHLGQGGLGLPNRDFYLDAQFADKRFLYTGYVAEMLRLARWPDVNESASAVVAFESQIAAASWRGEDLRDDTKTYHPMSLASLRRMAPTFPWTEFMAGAHLSEVNLLVVTTDTSVVKLAELFHKTPLSTLKAWEAFRITDAAATYLPQAFRQARFIFRGHVINGLESTPSERWPEAVSLLNDLMGSTVGKMYVAAYFPPESKAAVQSIADNVKQALRSDLAQLTWMDPPTRIKALRMLDNIAVQMGYPERWRSYEGVNLNDKTLYKDVETLQVHNWNYQVSELKLPWNKNDWRFWPQEPVAYTENGQLIFPAGMLQAPFFDAQADAAVNYGSIGHVIGHELTHPFDDHGDWWTPEDRHRFKEQSARLAKQYSAMEPLPGVHIKGELTLTENVADLGGLTLAYKAYRATLSHDPDASERGFSRDQEFFLGYAQVCREKERPDSLRNRLASEVHSPAAARLDGVVQNMPEWYNAFDVNVGDRMYIKPDERVSIW
- a CDS encoding carotenoid oxygenase family protein, which encodes MQIVEPGINHLSHTNPFLKGNFAPVTVETTAFDLPVQGTIPEELEGRLLRIGPNPIQMPQHQQYHWFTGTGMAHGLRLRGGRAEWYRNRFIVDGMNAPILGRPRLPGPENGAGPNVVNTNILGISGRTYATVEAGGLPVELSYTLESVSRSNLAGTLEHGFVAHPKYDPSTGQLHAVSYEPKLETLSYMVVEPNGMARTVAQIPAAHRPMVHDMAFTSKWIVVLDLPVTFDQTIGRGNFPFTWNSDRMPRIGLLPRDGDVRLLRWIEAPSCFVFHVMNAFDSENAVILDVVRHARVFDKWRNGPFEAGTMLMRWRIDLLNGKLTETMLEERNCEFPRFNDAFGGKEYRFGYTASVAADSVNFGPAYKHDVSTGQTEIHDYGPACATLEPVFVARQGSTEEDDGWILSFVYNGERDASDVVILNAKAFSEKPVAIITLPVRVPFGFHGNWVTDAG